In the Setaria italica strain Yugu1 chromosome VI, Setaria_italica_v2.0, whole genome shotgun sequence genome, one interval contains:
- the LOC101752902 gene encoding protein WALLS ARE THIN 1: MADAGEGRRVCGMPEKAQLHVAMLALQFGYAGFHVVSRLALNMGISKLVFPVYRNIIALCLLVPFAYFLEKKDRPQLTLNFVVQFFLLALCGITANQGFYLLGLDNTSPTFASAIQNSVPAITFAMAAALRIEKVRLDRRDGVAKVVGTLACVAGASVITLYKGPTIFGPSSGGDKQLIMQQLVAGPELAMGLSKAVEGEMKNWTLGCVYLIGHCLSWSGWLVLQAPVLKKYPARLSVTSYTCFFGVIQFLIIAAFMERDADAWKFHSGSELFTILYAGFIASGVAFAVQIWCIDRGGPVFVAVYQPVQTLVVAIMASLTLGEKFYLGGIIGAALIIVGLYLVLWGKSEERARLARDAAAAVVIMPPSSDAGATARSANKLTQPLLLPPSTENNV; encoded by the exons ATGGCGGATGCGGGGGAAGGGCGGCGGGTTTGCGGCATGCCGGAGAAGGCTCAGCTCCACGTGGCGATGCTGGCGCTGCAGTTCGGGTACGCGGGGTTCCACGTGGTGTCGCGGCTGGCGCTGAACATGGGCATCAGCAAGCTCGTCTTCCCCGTGTACCGCAACATCATCGCGCTCTGCCTCCTCGTGCCCTTCGCCTACTTCCTCGAGAAGAAGGACAGGCCGCAGCTGACGCTCAACTTCGTCGTCCagttcttcctcctcgcgctctGCGGCATCACCGCGAACCAGGGGTTCTACCTGCTCGGCCTCGACAACACGTCCCCCACGTTCGCCTCCGCCATCCAGAACTCCGtcccggccatcaccttcgccATGGCCGCGGCGCTCCGGATCGAGAAGGTCCGCCTCGACCGCCGCGACGGCGTGGCCAAGGTGGTGGGCACGCTGGCTTGCGTCGCGGGGGCCTCCGTCATCACGCTCTACAAGGGCCCCACGATCTTCGGCCCGTCGTCCGGCGGTGACAAGCAGCTGATCATGCAGCAGCTCGTCGCCGGCCCGGAGCTCGCCATGGGGCTGAGCAAGGCCGTGGAGGGGGAGATGAAGAACTGGACGCTGGGTTGCGTGTACCTGATCGGTCACTGCCTGTCGTGGTCGGGGTGGCTGGTGCTGCAGGCCCCCGTGCTGAAGAAGTACCCGGCGAGGCTGTCCGTGACCTCCTACACCTGCTTCTTCGGCGTCATCCAGTTCCTCATCATCGCCGCCTTCATGGAGAGGGACGCCGACGCATGGAAGTTCCACTCCGGATCCGAGCTCTTCACGATCCTATACGCC GGGTTCATCGCGTCTGGGGTGGCGTTCGCGGTCCAGATCTGGTGCATCGACCGTGGGGGCCCGGTGTTCGTGGCGGTGTACCAGCCCGTGCAGACGCTGGTGGTGGCAATCATGGCGTCCCTCACCCTCGGCGAGAAGTTCTACCTCGGAGGCATCATCGGCGCCGCCCTCATCATCGTCGGGCTCTACCTCGTGCTCTGGGGAAAGAGCGAGGAGAGGGCGCGCCTCGCcagggacgccgccgccgccgtcgtcatcaTGCCGCCGTCGTCCGACGCCGGTGCCACCGCCCGGAGCGCCAACAAGCTCACGCAGCCGCTCCTGCTGCCGCCCTCCACCGAGAACAACGTCTGA
- the LOC111257734 gene encoding uncharacterized protein LOC111257734: MSGHKRCMKKFIDTVNAVLQKCRGDVVEEFKVKFGFDTTLADHVNSFISFAASSRVKVLAFDLEPFDSGLRYDHYIFPFDLFNNESISCLQSIQLSFVSLEPPFQFSGFPNLRKLDLRVVHVTRKDLEDTLSSCCNIEWLSMDRCHLKDELKVDTPMFHLQHLRIVHCELTKIEFHAVNLDTFVYKGSFLPIVLNHSRKLDDVRITLYQTIFQHVLAALLDGLPSMKNLTFHIYFPRIEMQGLRNNPYKFSRLRNLQLFMNIDRKDADKLFCLVSFLRAAPLIERLEVHVFEVTLNAPLCVFLMQ, encoded by the exons ATGTCTGGGCATAAAAGGTGCATGAAAAAATTCATCGATACTGTCAACGCTGTTTTACAGAAGTGCCGTGGTGATGTGGTTGAAGAATTTAAGGTGAAATTTGGATTTGACACTACACTTGCTGATCATGTCAACAGTTTTATTAGTTTTGCTGCATCCTCGCGGGTAAAAGTTCTTGCTTTTGATCTGGAGCCTTTTGACTCTGGGCTCCGATATGATCACTACATATTTCCATTTGATCTTTTTAACAATGAAAGCATCTCCTGTCTACAAAGTATTCAGCTTAGCTTTGTATCATTGGAGCCACCTTTCCAGTTTAGTGGTTTCCCAAACCTGAGAAAGCTTGATCTGAGGGTGGTGCATGTGACTAGAAAGGATCTTGAAGATACACTGTCCAGTTGCTGTAATATTGAGTGGCTAAGTATGGACAGATGCCATCTTAAGGATGAATTAAAGGTGGATACCCCTATGTTCCATCTGCAACATTTACGTATTGTGCACTGCGAATTGACCAAGATAGAGTTCCATGCTGTAAATCTAGATACTTTTGTATACAAAGGATCCTTTCTGCCTATTGTCCTCAACCATTCAAGGAAGTTGGATGATGTAAGAATTACGTTATATCAAACAATCTTTCAGCATGTTCTCGCAGCACTCCTCGATGGCCTTCCAAGCATGAAGAATCTgacttttcatatttattttccACGAATAGAG ATGCAAGGGTTGAGAAATAACCCATACAAGTTTTCTCGTCTTAGGAATTTACAGTTGTTCATGAACATAGACCGGAAAGATGCTGACAAACTTTTTTGTTTGGTCTCTTTTCTAAGAGCCGCTCCTCTTATTGAAAGACTGGAGGTTCAT GTATTTGAGGTGACACTTAATGCCCCTTTATGTGTTTTTCTGATGCAATGA